Sequence from the Janthinobacterium lividum genome:
GAATCATCCCGACACCAACAGACATACCAGACAAACCACCACTGAGGACTGCACCATGAAAAAAGTAATCGCTACCCTGATCGCCGGCCTGTTCGCAACTGCAGCCTTCGCCCAAACCCCGGCAGCACCTGCGGCCGCTCCGGCAGCGCCCGCCAAAGTGGAAGCGGCCCACACCAAGGCCGTCGTGAAAGCGGACGCCAAGGAAGCGCAAGCCGTCGTGAAGGCGGATGCCAAGGAAGCGAAAGCCGTTGTCGCCGCAAAAACGGACGTCGCCAGCGCCAAAGCGGAAGCGGCCACCACCAAAGCCAAGGCACACCACAAAGCCAAGAAAACCAAGGCCAAGGCTGACGAAAAGCTGGCATCGGCTACCGCCGAAGCGGCGCCAGCCAAGTAATTCCGACACACTTTACTGACCACGCTTACCAAGGATCTTAAAATGAAAAAAGTTATCGCCACCCTGATCGCCAGCCTGTTCGCCACCGCCGCTTTCGCCCAGACGCCAGCCGTCGCGCCAGTCGCTCCAGTGGCACCGATTCCTGTCGTCGCCCCTGTCGTCAAGGCCGAAGCGCCGGCAGCCGCCGCCAAACCAGCGGCGCACAAGAAAGCCAAGCATCACAAGGCAAAGAAAGCCGCGCCAGCCGACAAGGCAGCGCCTGCGGAACCAGCAGTACCGGCAACGCCAGCAGCGCCAGCCAAGTAATCGCGGCTGCGCCATCAAAAAAGACAGGGGTTTCCCTGTCTTTTTTTTCGTCCGCTTTTTCGTGTATTTATTTCGGCATCAGCACCGTGTCGATCACATTGATCACGCCATTCGACTGGTACACGTCATAGGTGCTGATATTGGCGCTGTTGCCGCCCTCGTCCATCACCACGATGTTGTGCATGCCGTTCTTGGCGAACATCAGCTTGCCGCCGCTGGCCGTGGGCAAGGTGGCTTTACCGTCGTGCATCTTGATTTCCTTCGCCAGCGCCTTGAAGTCGTATTTGCCGGGCACCACGTGGTAGGTAAGGATCTTCGTCAGGGTCGCCTTGTTTTCCGGCTTCACCAGGGTCTCGACGGTGCCTGCGGGCAGCTTGCCGAAGGCCGCATTCGTCGGCGCGAACACGGTAAATGGACCCTTGCCTTTCAGCGTGTCGACCAGGCCGGCCGCCTTGACGGCAGCGACCAGGGTCGTGTGGTCGGCCGAATTGACGGCGTTATCGACGATGTCCTTGGACGGATACATGCTCTGGCCACCCACCATGGTCGTCATGTCGGCGGCAAACGGGGCGCTGGCGGCCAGCATGGATGCGAGGGAAGTGACAAGTAGTGCTGCGGGAACGAAGGTGCGCATGATGGTATCTCCTGGATGACTGCGTTTGCGTGATTGCAGGAGTACTTACGGCGCCGTTCCGCAAACGGATTCAACTCGCTGAAAACAGAAAAACGGCGCCGTGCAGTGCACGACGCCGTTCCTGGCAGGCTCCCGCGTCGCGGGCCGGATTGATCCAGCCCGCGGTGCCGGGAAACTAGTTGGCCGCGACCTGCGGCTCCGTTTCGCCCCAGCCGCCGCCCAGGGCGCGGATCAGCGCCACCGTGGTGACGGCGCGGTTGCCGCGCAGCTGCACGGCATTGCGCTCGATGGTGGCAAGGTTGCGCTGCGCGTCCAGCAGATCGAGGTAGCTGGAACGGCCCGCGTCGTACAGCTTTTGCGCCAGGTCGGCCGAGCGGCGTGCCGAAACGACGGCTTCGTCGATCTGCTGCGTCTGGCCCGACAGGATGCGCAGGCCGGCCAGGTTGTCTTCCACCTCGGCGAACGCCAC
This genomic interval carries:
- a CDS encoding fasciclin domain-containing protein, with the translated sequence MRTFVPAALLVTSLASMLAASAPFAADMTTMVGGQSMYPSKDIVDNAVNSADHTTLVAAVKAAGLVDTLKGKGPFTVFAPTNAAFGKLPAGTVETLVKPENKATLTKILTYHVVPGKYDFKALAKEIKMHDGKATLPTASGGKLMFAKNGMHNIVVMDEGGNSANISTYDVYQSNGVINVIDTVLMPK